DNA from Cloacibacillus sp. An23:
CGGTTCGCTTGAAACCGGCCTTTCGATAAGCAAAAGCTGTGGAATCAGGCCTCGTCGACGCTCGGGAATTCCGTTTCGGCGTCCGGCGTCCCGCCCTCCTGGACGTCCTTCTTCTCCGCGAAGGTTATGCCCTGCACGTAGATGTTGACGCCTTTGATGGCGTATCCGGTGAAACGCTCTATCTGATCCTTCACCGCCTCCTGGACGTCCCAGCAGACGTCAGGGATTCTGAGGCCGTATTTCACGGTGATATACGCGTCTACGACTATCTCCGGCTGTTCGCCTTCCGAGATTAGTATGCGGACGCCGTTCACCGTCTTTCTGCCGAGCCTGAGATTAGCCATAAGGCCTGGGCTCGCCGGCGCTACGCCGTCGACGCTGTTGAGCGCCTTCGTGGCGAGCTGGGCTATAACGTCCTCCGATATGCGTATCTTGCCTTCGAGGTTGGACTGGCCGAGGCCACCGTCCTGTTTTTCCTCTGCGGCGAAATCGTCTCTCATATTGTCAGCCATGCGGCGGTTCCTCCTTTGGCGGATGTCCTGACGGAATCCTTATTCTTCGGGAAGCTTGAACGGCTTGCCGCAGTGAGGGCAGACTAAGTCCTCGTCCTCGTCGTAGAGGGCCGGCTCGTAATAGAAGTCGTTGCCGCAGTTCGGACAGGTCACGGACTCGTACTCTTCCTCGTCGAAGTCCTCGTACTCGTCGTCATCGTCCTCGTCGTCGTGGCAGCCGCACTCGCAGCCTTCAAGTTCGTCGAGCTCGTCCTCGAGATCCGACACGTCTTCGTCGAGCTGCTCGAGATAGGCGTTCAGCTCCTCGTGGACGTCCTCATGCTCCTCAATCGCAACAGCCAGGGAATCCAACGCATCGACCAGTGCCGCGTAAAATTTCGCCTTGTCCGGCGTGTCCGTCAAGTTCTGTCCGTCGATAAGCCCTTTCAAATATGCTATTTTCTCACGTGCGCTCATTTGAACCCCTCCTGTTGGATAATAAGGCAGCCTGCGGCCGGAAGCCCGGCCCCCGCGTTGCGCTACTTCTTCGCCCGTTCCAGGTATTCCCCGGTCCTCGTGTCGACGACGATGGTCTCGCCGTTCTCTACGAAGAAGGGAACCGTCACTACCAGTCCGGTCTCCGTCGTCGCCGGCTTGCCGCCGCCGGAGGCCGTGTCGCCCTTGAATCCGGGCGGTGTGTCCGTTATTTTCATCGTGACCTGATTAGGAAGCTCTATGCCCATCACGCGTCCTTCGAACATGTCGAAGCTGACCTCGAGGTCGTCTACGAGAAACTTCGCCGCGTCTCCGAGGATGTCCGGCGACAGGCTGACCTGGTCGTATGATTCCATATCCATAAACACGTAGTCCTCGCCGTCGCGATACTGATACTGCGCCGGCTTCTCGTCGAACACTATTCTTTCAAAGCGCTCGCCGGACTTGAAAGACTGATCCACGCTGGATCCGGTCTCAAGATTGCGGAGCTTGCCGCGGACGATGGCCCCGCCTCTTCCCATTTTATGGTGCGAGCATTCGAGGATGACCCACATTCCGCCTTCCCATCTGATTTTAAGCCCCGGGCGGAAATCGCTCGTATCAACTATCTGTCCCATACATTATGCCTCCCTAACGTCTTGAAGGACGCGCGCGGCGTCCTGCGCATCAATCTCTGACTATGCAACAAAATCATAACATATAATGAAGGTATTTTTCAAACTTTGCGCGAGAAATATGAACGAATGACGCATATTCACAGAGCTTCGGCGTTTAGGCCCGCGTTAGGCAGCCGCCAGACGAAGCGGAAGGCGTACAGCGCGTATCTGTGAGAACCCGGAGGCCAGAGCGCGAGGAAGTCGTCGGGACATCCGCGGTTTTTCACCGGAGTGCCGGCGAGCCCAGCGTCCTCGCCGCGCACCATGAGACAGAGAGTCAGCATGTTTCTTTCCTCGTTCAGCTCGAACCGCGCGCCGAGCACGCCGTCGGCTCTCGGCTGCCCTCCCGTGGTCCTGAAGTCGCGCGTATAGAATTTTTCGCCGTCGGTCCAGCATTCGAGAGCGCGGAAGAGAAATAGGCGCGCGCCTTTCGGTATTTCGTACTTCTCTTCCGTTCGGCTGCGGAGGCGCAGAGTACTGCCGGAGACGTTAGTCACGGTCAGCGGCGCGCTCTCCGGGTACGCGTCCGGAAAGAGCACCCAGTTTTTAACGGAGCTGCTTTTGTCCCACAGCCCCATGTCGAAACTGCCGGAATCCGGCGCGCGCGTGAGCTTCGGCGACGCATCGTACACGCTCCCCGCGCACGGCTCGGAGCTTCTCGAGCCTTCGGGGAAAGCGTAGGCGACGCGGAGGCGTCCGCCCTCTACGGAAACGGCGCCGTCCCAGCTGAAAGGCGCGGCGAGCTTTGAGCCGAAGGCTTTTTTATATTCCGACGGGTTTGACGGCATGCCGAGGCCGCAGAAGCGCAGAGGCATTTTCAGCACGGCCGCGACCGTTCCGGCGCGGCGTTCCGCCACGCGCTCGTCGCGGCAAAGCCTGTAAAGGCGCGCGGCGTTTCTGAGTCCGGCGAAAACCGGCGGAGCGACGGCGGCTGCGAGCGTCAGCGCTACTATCAGTTCGACAGTCGCGAATGCGCGCAGTCTGCCGGAGGCCGCGGCTTCAGCGCAGGTTCGTTTGAGGAACGACAACCACATTCCCGCCCTTTCCGTCCGTCCCCGTCAGCGTCACCCGTCTCAGCCCGACCCCTTCGGCGTAGACGGTCTCAGAGGAGAGCACTCCTTCAGGAGTTTCGCCCGAGAGCAGCTCCGCTATCGCCTCGGCCTTCGCCGTTTCGGCGACCACGGCGCTCCGCGAGCGTGACAAAAGTCCCGCGCACGATGAGAATATCGATACCGCGGCTGTCAGGAACACCGCCGCCGCAACAAGCGCCGCGAGGGTCTCTATCAGCAGGAAGCCCCGCCGCCTGCGCGTCACTGCCGCAGGCACTCGACGAGCTCTTCGCGCGACGATGCAAGTCCCAGCGCCTCTTCGCGCGTTATAGTCCCGCTGCGGCAAAGCGCCGCGAGCGACTGCTCCATCGTGCGCATTCCCAACGTAGCCCCGGAGCGCATGGCGTCCCTTATTTGCGAACTTTTGCCGTCTCTGATACAGCTTTTTACTGCGCCTGTCGCCAGCAGCAGCTCCGCCGCTACTGCGCGGCCTTCCGAACCGGCGCGGCGCGCGAGGCGCTGCGACATCACGCCGGTCAGCGACTCCGCCAACCGGGCGCGCACGGAGCCGCGGTCGTGCGGCGGGAAAAATCCGCACATTCTCTCCAACGAACCGACGGCGCTCCCGGTATGCAGCGTGGATAGGACTAGGTGCCCGGTTTCTGCGGCGTTCATCGCCGCGCCGGCCGTCTCAGCGTCGCGGAGCTCTCCTATCATTATGACGTCAGGGTCCTGCCTCATGGCGCGGCGCAGGGCTTCGGCGAAGCCTCGCGTGTCGCCGCCGGCCTCTCGCTGATGGATGAGGGCCCGCTTAGGCTCGAATATATATTCTATAGGATCCTCTATCGTAATTATATGCGCCGGGGCCGACGAGTTGATTTCTTCCAGCATCGCGGCCAGCGTCGTAGATTTACCTGCCCCGGAGGGCCCCGTGACGAGAAAGAGCCCGCTGCGGGCGCGTGATATTTCTTTGAGGGCCGCCGGAAGACCGAGCTCGTCTATGCGCTTCACCGCCGGCGGAACGATGCGCATCGCGGCGGCGGCGCGCCCGCGGCTGTACGAGAGATTGACGCGCAGCCGCACGTCCATGCCGCCGGCCTCTACGGTGCAGCCGTAGTCAAGCTCGTGTTCCGTCCGAAAAAGTCCGGCGGCGGGACAGCGCGTTTCTTCGAGCATAACGGCGAAGTCGGCGGCGGAAAAAACTCGCGCGCCGGCCTCGCGCAGTTCGCCGCCTGCGCGAAGCATCACGGCGCCGCCCTCGTCGACATGCATATCGCTCGCCGATAGTTCAAGCGCTTCGCGAAGTATTTCAATAAACGCGGATTCTGCCATGTCCGTTCCTCCAAACACGTTATTCGGCCTGCGTCGCGAACAGGGTTTCCTCAAGGCTTGTTTCGCCCGCAAGCGTTTTTCTGAGGGCCGCCTCGCGCAGCGTCTCCATCCCGAACCGTCTGGCTTCCCGGCGAAGCTCGTCCGAGGAAGCGCCGTCGTATATCATGCGCCGCAGCCCGCTCCCCACCGGCATAATCTCGGCGACGACGGTGCGCCCCGAATATCCGGTGAAGCGGCACTCGGGGCAGCCGGCTGGCTCGTAAACCCAGGCGCCGACCGCGGAGAGGCCGAGCTCGGCCGCCGCACCGCGCGCGTCCGCCCTTTTTCTACATGACGGACAGAGTTTCCGTACCAGCCTCTGCGCCGCGACGGCGCGAAGCGAGGAAGCGAGGAGAAACGGCGGCACGCCCATATCGACAAGCCTGCCGACGGACGACGGCGCATCGTTGGTATGGAGAGTGCTGAGGACGAGGTGGCCCGTGAGCGCCGCGCGCACAGCGAGATGCGCGGTTTCCGAGTCGCGTATCTCGCCTATCATTATCACGTCTGGGTCCTGCCGAAGTATAGAGCGCAGCGCGCCGCCGAAGGTCAGCCCTATTTTTTCGTTTATCTGCATCTGGGTGACGCCCTTTATCGTATATTCTACCGGGTCTTCTATCGTCACGATGTTCTTCGACGGCTCGTTGAGCATGCTGAGCAGCGAGTAGAGCGTAGTCGATTTGCCGGAGCCGGTAGGCCCTGTGAGCAGTACGATGCCGTTCGGCGAGGATATCGCCTCGCGAA
Protein-coding regions in this window:
- a CDS encoding Asp23/Gls24 family envelope stress response protein → MADNMRDDFAAEEKQDGGLGQSNLEGKIRISEDVIAQLATKALNSVDGVAPASPGLMANLRLGRKTVNGVRILISEGEQPEIVVDAYITVKYGLRIPDVCWDVQEAVKDQIERFTGYAIKGVNIYVQGITFAEKKDVQEGGTPDAETEFPSVDEA
- a CDS encoding CD1247 N-terminal domain-containing protein, which encodes MSAREKIAYLKGLIDGQNLTDTPDKAKFYAALVDALDSLAVAIEEHEDVHEELNAYLEQLDEDVSDLEDELDELEGCECGCHDDEDDDDEYEDFDEEEYESVTCPNCGNDFYYEPALYDEDEDLVCPHCGKPFKLPEE
- the efp gene encoding elongation factor P, whose translation is MGQIVDTSDFRPGLKIRWEGGMWVILECSHHKMGRGGAIVRGKLRNLETGSSVDQSFKSGERFERIVFDEKPAQYQYRDGEDYVFMDMESYDQVSLSPDILGDAAKFLVDDLEVSFDMFEGRVMGIELPNQVTMKITDTPPGFKGDTASGGGKPATTETGLVVTVPFFVENGETIVVDTRTGEYLERAKK
- a CDS encoding PilT/PilU family type 4a pilus ATPase, which gives rise to MAESAFIEILREALELSASDMHVDEGGAVMLRAGGELREAGARVFSAADFAVMLEETRCPAAGLFRTEHELDYGCTVEAGGMDVRLRVNLSYSRGRAAAAMRIVPPAVKRIDELGLPAALKEISRARSGLFLVTGPSGAGKSTTLAAMLEEINSSAPAHIITIEDPIEYIFEPKRALIHQREAGGDTRGFAEALRRAMRQDPDVIMIGELRDAETAGAAMNAAETGHLVLSTLHTGSAVGSLERMCGFFPPHDRGSVRARLAESLTGVMSQRLARRAGSEGRAVAAELLLATGAVKSCIRDGKSSQIRDAMRSGATLGMRTMEQSLAALCRSGTITREEALGLASSREELVECLRQ